The following DNA comes from Cellulophaga sp. HaHa_2_95.
AATTCTCCAGGGTTTAAGGTTTTTCATATTATAGATATTGATTTTAGAACCTCATATTACACCTTAAAAGACTGTCTTATAGCATTGAGAGCCTGGTCTGACCGAAATCCGGAACACAGTACTGTATTTATTACCTTAGAGCCAAAAGATAGTGATCAGAGCATATTTGGTACACAGGCAGTGCCATTTACAGGTGCACTTTTTGATGCTTTAGATACGGAACTACGTACTTATTTAGGTGCGGATAAAATTATTATGCCAGATAATATCATAGGGGAATATAAAACTTTAGAAGCGGCAGTTCTTGCAGGGAATTGGCCAAGTATGGAACATGCTAGAGGAAAGTTTCTGTTTATCTTAGATGACAATCATAAAAAGAAAGAGCTGTATAAGAAGGGACATGCTAATTTAAAGGGTAGAGTGGCATTTGTCAATGAAAAAGAGGGTAGTCCTGAAGCTGCCGCCATGATTTTGAATGATCCTAAGGATTCTCGTATACCAGAACTAGTTAGAAAGGGGTACCTCATAAGAACTAGGGCAGATGCTGGAACAACACAGGCAAGAACCAATGACTACTCTAATTTTGAAGCAGCTAAAAACTCGGGCGCGCAAATTATTACTACAGACTATTATTTGCCAAGTACGCTATTTAGGTCTACCTATCAAGTACAATTTGATGATGCTACTTATGAAAGAGCTAATCCAATCAATGGTAACTACTAGGTA
Coding sequences within:
- a CDS encoding phosphatidylinositol-specific phospholipase C1-like protein; the encoded protein is MFKALQLLLFIVLSTISLHSQDRKLHQTQVIGSHNSYKQAIQPKLYSYLERRDTTGGLQNLAYTHIPIPEQLDLGLRNLEIDVHADPEGGRYAHPKGLSIVSGDEVYDEKHSMNSPGFKVFHIIDIDFRTSYYTLKDCLIALRAWSDRNPEHSTVFITLEPKDSDQSIFGTQAVPFTGALFDALDTELRTYLGADKIIMPDNIIGEYKTLEAAVLAGNWPSMEHARGKFLFILDDNHKKKELYKKGHANLKGRVAFVNEKEGSPEAAAMILNDPKDSRIPELVRKGYLIRTRADAGTTQARTNDYSNFEAAKNSGAQIITTDYYLPSTLFRSTYQVQFDDATYERANPINGNY